The following proteins are encoded in a genomic region of Enterocloster clostridioformis:
- a CDS encoding response regulator transcription factor, with protein sequence MLRVLIAEDEEMIRKGLVYTTDWLSMDCVVVAEAADGRDGYEKILEYRPDVVITDICMPFMDGIEMIKKASEQVRFKSILLTSYADFEYARRAIEARVCEYLLKPVDEEALADIMERLGEEIVNSRQVEHVMEQAEIEGGNLNLEYYMQLDLSENQYVSRAIKAIREDFARKLSIESISDDLGVSASYLSRKFKEVTGQTFLDFLNKYRVQQAIVMLGTRQYRISEISEATGFTDYKHFCSVFKKYTSKSPTKFIKGVS encoded by the coding sequence ATGTTGCGTGTGTTGATTGCGGAAGACGAAGAGATGATACGAAAGGGGCTGGTCTATACCACGGACTGGCTGTCCATGGACTGCGTGGTGGTGGCGGAGGCCGCCGACGGCCGGGACGGATATGAAAAGATTCTGGAATACAGGCCGGATGTGGTCATAACGGATATCTGCATGCCCTTTATGGACGGCATAGAGATGATAAAGAAAGCCTCGGAGCAGGTAAGGTTTAAGAGCATCCTCCTGACCAGCTACGCGGATTTTGAGTATGCCAGGCGCGCCATCGAGGCCAGGGTCTGCGAGTACCTGCTAAAACCTGTGGACGAGGAAGCCCTGGCAGATATCATGGAACGGCTGGGGGAGGAAATCGTGAACAGCCGCCAGGTGGAGCATGTGATGGAGCAGGCGGAGATAGAGGGGGGCAACCTGAACCTGGAGTACTACATGCAGCTGGATTTGTCGGAGAACCAGTATGTATCCAGGGCCATAAAGGCCATACGGGAGGATTTTGCCAGGAAGCTGAGCATAGAATCCATCTCAGATGACCTGGGGGTCAGCGCCAGCTATCTGAGCAGGAAATTCAAGGAGGTCACGGGGCAGACCTTCCTGGACTTTCTCAATAAATACAGGGTACAGCAGGCCATCGTGATGCTGGGCACCAGACAGTACAGAATCAGTGAGATATCAGAGGCCACCGGATTTACGGACTACAAGCATTTTTGCTCCGTGTTCAAAAAATATACCTCCAAATCTCCCACCAAGTTTATCAAAGGAGTGTCGTGA
- a CDS encoding sensor histidine kinase, which translates to MKKERYFRHELERMFIAYAIVPAVVFTLVCGLLFMTVLLHGKKSGNIEHNRYVAGLLDNVLARYEDGVEEMASQPGLFDRVRDQDGKAELSGKFYGITNSLGLEGDLFVMDSSRSILLSSRSDLPPFLDVPEGVSWGIFDDMDREPNRTALKLAEGWKNGGSTIVIGRSVMDGNKKQGYILCSIPSSQFKALVDKPDIQTIIADPFGWAYVSSNYSFLNSSNQVMKVLMESGRYLSQKKQMYLVSRQRVSRGGFAVYSISDIQNIVISLGLGSGLVITALVLMTLWMLLNSRKVTEKKTEDFYKILDVMENARDGDLEGVIRIQSDNEFKIIADAYNETIQSLRIQMENNRKMAELVSMAQNKQLESQFNPHFLYNTLENIRYMCKLEPATAERMVFSLSNLLRYSLDGSKAEVTLKEDLEHLESYLTILKRRFGERFRCRIDVEPETMDLRIPKLVLQPMIENAVKYGFGKQLNLTVELKAYIHKGKLIMICRDDGVGIPQCTLSELTALLEQKENPRRHSGLYNIHRRIDILYGRPYGVEIRSAEGHGTTLVVTLPVKREESDGCCVC; encoded by the coding sequence GTGAAGAAAGAACGGTATTTCCGCCATGAACTGGAGCGCATGTTTATCGCCTACGCCATTGTCCCGGCGGTTGTATTTACCCTGGTGTGCGGCCTGCTCTTTATGACGGTGCTGCTCCACGGGAAAAAGAGCGGCAATATTGAGCACAACCGGTATGTGGCCGGTCTGCTGGACAACGTGCTGGCGCGGTATGAGGATGGTGTGGAGGAAATGGCTTCCCAGCCCGGCCTCTTTGACAGAGTCCGCGACCAGGACGGAAAGGCTGAGCTGTCTGGGAAATTTTACGGCATCACCAACAGTCTGGGACTGGAGGGTGATTTGTTTGTCATGGACAGCAGCAGGAGCATCCTTCTGTCCAGCCGCAGTGACCTCCCTCCGTTCCTGGATGTGCCGGAGGGCGTGTCCTGGGGCATATTTGACGATATGGACCGGGAGCCCAACAGGACGGCTCTTAAGCTGGCGGAAGGATGGAAAAACGGCGGCAGTACGATTGTCATAGGGCGGAGCGTGATGGATGGGAACAAAAAGCAGGGCTATATACTGTGTTCCATTCCCAGCAGCCAGTTTAAGGCACTTGTGGACAAGCCGGATATCCAGACCATTATCGCGGATCCCTTTGGCTGGGCCTATGTCAGCAGTAATTACAGCTTCTTAAACAGCAGCAACCAGGTCATGAAGGTCCTCATGGAGTCGGGCAGGTATTTGAGCCAAAAGAAACAGATGTATCTGGTCTCCAGGCAGCGGGTTTCCAGGGGAGGGTTTGCCGTGTATTCCATCTCCGATATCCAGAACATTGTCATTTCACTGGGCCTGGGCAGCGGCCTGGTCATCACGGCCCTGGTGCTCATGACCCTGTGGATGCTTCTCAACTCCAGGAAGGTGACGGAGAAAAAAACAGAGGATTTCTATAAAATTCTGGATGTGATGGAGAATGCCAGGGACGGAGACCTGGAAGGTGTCATACGGATACAGAGCGACAATGAATTCAAAATCATTGCCGACGCCTATAACGAGACCATACAGAGCCTGAGAATCCAGATGGAGAACAACCGGAAGATGGCGGAGCTGGTGTCCATGGCCCAGAACAAGCAGCTGGAATCCCAGTTCAATCCCCATTTCCTGTACAATACCCTGGAGAACATCCGGTACATGTGCAAGCTGGAGCCTGCAACAGCGGAGAGGATGGTGTTCAGCCTGTCCAATCTTCTGCGCTACAGCCTGGACGGCAGCAAGGCAGAGGTGACGTTAAAGGAGGACTTAGAGCATCTGGAATCCTATCTGACCATATTAAAGCGCAGGTTTGGGGAACGGTTCCGGTGCAGGATTGACGTGGAGCCGGAGACCATGGACCTGCGGATTCCCAAGCTGGTGCTCCAGCCCATGATTGAGAATGCAGTGAAATACGGGTTTGGAAAGCAGCTTAACCTGACCGTGGAGCTGAAAGCCTATATCCATAAGGGAAAATTAATCATGATATGCCGGGACGACGGGGTGGGAATCCCACAGTGCACCTTAAGCGAGCTGACAGCCCTGCTGGAACAGAAGGAAAATCCCAGAAGGCATTCGGGACTGTATAATATTCACAGAAGAATCGATATCCTGTACGGACGCCCCTACGGGGTGGAGATCAGAAGCGCGGAGGGGCACGGCACCACCCTGGTGGTGACCCTGCCGGTGAAAAGAGAGGAATCAGACGGATGTTGCGTGTGTTGA
- a CDS encoding extracellular solute-binding protein, with translation MGMKKSWNKYITVIGMSLCLAGCAGSGTSAAAGHAAGGDHVTGADYAAGGDHAGDEELVIYCPHPLEFINPIVSEFEGRTGIRVFVQTGGTGELLKMAEEGSDPPCDIFWGGSLSTTSPKRELFEPYISRNEDMVRDEFKNREGNMSRFTDIPSVIMVNTNLIGDVEVEGYGDLLKPELKGRIAMCDPATSSSAYEHLINMLYAMGDGEPEQGWDYVEDFCRNLDGILLGGSGEVYQGVARGKYAVGLTFEEAAAHYVADKGPVKLVYMKEGVISTPDSVCIVKGSRHVEEARDFVDFVTGKDAQTVISMRLDRRSVRKDVEEPSYLPDKEDIHIIYSREEEVNSRKGTWLEHFASIYNRVLEEDAGISGEVGSQ, from the coding sequence ATGGGTATGAAGAAGAGTTGGAACAAATATATTACAGTGATAGGGATGTCCCTCTGCCTGGCCGGCTGCGCAGGCAGCGGGACTTCTGCGGCTGCGGGCCATGCGGCAGGCGGGGACCATGTGACAGGTGCGGATTATGCGGCAGGCGGGGACCATGCAGGGGATGAGGAGCTGGTGATTTACTGCCCTCATCCCCTTGAGTTCATCAACCCCATTGTGTCGGAATTTGAGGGACGGACCGGAATACGGGTCTTTGTCCAGACCGGAGGCACGGGGGAGCTACTTAAGATGGCGGAGGAGGGGAGCGATCCTCCCTGCGACATCTTCTGGGGCGGTTCCCTTTCCACTACCAGTCCCAAGAGGGAGCTGTTTGAGCCCTACATAAGCCGCAATGAGGATATGGTGCGGGATGAGTTTAAGAACAGGGAAGGCAATATGAGCCGGTTCACGGATATTCCCAGCGTAATCATGGTGAATACAAACCTGATTGGTGATGTGGAGGTGGAGGGCTACGGGGATCTGTTAAAGCCGGAGCTGAAAGGCAGAATTGCCATGTGCGACCCTGCCACGTCGTCCTCGGCCTACGAACATCTCATCAATATGCTTTATGCCATGGGGGACGGGGAGCCGGAGCAGGGCTGGGATTACGTGGAGGACTTCTGCCGGAATCTGGACGGTATCCTGTTAGGCGGATCCGGGGAGGTGTACCAGGGGGTGGCCCGTGGAAAATACGCCGTGGGCCTTACCTTTGAGGAGGCGGCCGCCCACTATGTGGCGGACAAGGGGCCGGTAAAGCTGGTGTATATGAAGGAGGGGGTTATCTCCACGCCGGACAGCGTCTGTATCGTAAAGGGCAGCCGCCATGTGGAGGAGGCCAGGGATTTTGTGGACTTTGTAACGGGTAAGGACGCCCAGACCGTTATCTCCATGAGGCTGGACCGCCGTTCCGTGAGAAAGGATGTGGAGGAACCTTCCTACCTGCCGGATAAGGAGGATATCCACATCATATACAGCAGGGAGGAGGAGGTGAATTCCAGAAAGGGGACGTGGCTGGAGCATTTTGCCTCTATTTACAACAGGGTGCTTGAGGAGGACGCAGGCATATCCGGGGAGGTGGGGAGCCAGTGA